A window of the Eremothecium cymbalariae DBVPG#7215 chromosome 5, complete sequence genome harbors these coding sequences:
- a CDS encoding CBS domain-containing protein (similar to Ashbya gossypii AGL347C), with amino-acid sequence MSGVSGSGALPTVSSLSLDKPLFCREDDSTLFVARLIYAERIHCVLVLSGDRELCGIITTKDIVFRGCTMDERLKARDILTGTPVVGRSNMLVTQALELMIERKIRHLPVRQDSTGRVVGILDITKCFHQALLKLEKFTLSAAKLNNALNDVIDSDTSLDWMRFLKNVSKLIQQMETPNLKTILDSPHYATTPAIAGPSTSVAEALELMRLHDTTAILVRDTEPLSKSSCKVGGTAHISIRKEGVQHDFNIIGIFTSKDVVCRVLQYPENIDLNNCTLARVMTTRPNYALYTLGIHSALRMMYDGHFLNLPVIDERGSIVGLLTVLQLTHAALSCQLSPNIQKSDSPYVNLGEAGKILTKFGNEADVTNPGSNELTDPGNEYKHWNYFWKSFDISENESSLSSASSQLSLIDLKQSLVPLRIVSRAHSNPEMEPRKSLSMTQIRSSRALSFQKRKTSLLRKTFFEKGVLKGYVFKIDVFTVDSSNDSLQFLKRVNIKVKHKRLVKYPSLLDHLLSSFYDILRLNSSDWEYQLFNTIDTTKILVNNNDHLKRLLDKYFKPNKGYTTVPLILKLKKHRNNQEVIFDWLQSKFKILKNFANSSWLKLSFIFFIGVGLGKVM; translated from the coding sequence ATGAGTGGTGTGTCGGGATCTGGAGCGTTGCCGACTGTTAGTTCGTTGTCGTTGGATAAACCTCTGTTCTGCAGGGAGGATGATTCTACGTTGTTTGTAGCTAGGTTGATATATGCGGAGCGGATCCATTGTGTTCTCGTCCTATCTGGGGATAGGGAGCTGTGTGGTATTATTACGACTAAGGATATTGTATTTCGAGGTTGCACGATGGACGAAAGACTGAAGGCTAGAGATATATTAACAGGTACTCCCGTGGTGGGGCGTTCTAACATGTTGGTGACACAAGCGTTAGAACTGATGATCGAGAGGAAAATTCGCCATCTGCCGGTACGGCAGGACAGTACTGGAAGAGTTGTGGGGATTTTGGATATTACTAAGTGTTTCCACCAGGCACTGCTTAAGTTAGAGAAGTTTACGTTGAGTGCTGCAAAGCTCAACAACGCTCTCAACGATGTGATTGATAGTGATACGTCTTTGGATTGGATgaggtttttgaaaaatgtgTCAAAATTGATTCAACAAATGGAGACTCCTAATCTGAAGACGATCTTGGATTCGCCGCATTATGCGACGACTCCAGCCATTGCAGGTCCTTCCACATCGGTTGCTGAAGCGTTGGAGTTGATGAGATTGCATGATACCACTGCAATCCTTGTAAGAGATACTGAACCCTTATCTAAAAGTTCCTGTAAAGTTGGCGGCACTGCCCATATCTCTATCAGGAAAGAAGGCGTTCAGCATGATTTTAACATTATTGGCATCTTCACCAGCAAGGACGTCGTGTGTAGGGTGTTACAATATCCTGAGAATATTGATTTAAATAATTGCACTCTTGCAAGGGTCATGACAACTCGTCCAAACTATGCGTTGTACACATTGGGCATACACTCCGCGTTGCGCATGATGTATGACGGtcattttttgaacctCCCAGTCATTGATGAGCGGGGGTCCATTGTTGGTCTACTAACTGTCCTGCAACTAACCCACGCTGCCCTCAGTTGTCAACTTTCTCCAAACATCCAAAAATCCGATAGTCCTTATGTCAACTTAGGAGAAGCGGGCAAAATTTTGACCAAGTTTGGAAACGAAGCTGACGTTACAAACCCAGGATCCAATGAACTTACAGATCCTGGTAACGAATACAAACATTGGAATTACTTCTGGAAATCTTTTGATATATCCGAAAACGAGAGTTCTTTGTCGTCTGCCTCAAGCCAATTATCCTTGATTGACTTAAAACAGTCATTGGTACCGCTTCGCATAGTCTCCAGGGCACACTCAAATCCGGAGATGGAACCCAGGAAATCTCTTTCGATGACGCAGATTAGAAGTTCTCGTGCTCTTTCCTTTcagaaaagaaagactAGCCTTTTAagaaaaaccttttttgaaaagggtGTTCTCAAAGGCTATGTGTTCAAGATTGACGTATTTACTGTGGATTCAAGTAACGATTCTTtgcagtttttgaaaagagtGAACATAAAAGTTAAGCACAAAAGATTAGTGAAATACCCATCATTATTGGATCATTTGCTCTCCAGCTTTTACGACATACTCCGGTTGAATAGCTCAGATTGGGAGTATCAACTGTTCAATACTATTGACACTACCAAAATATTagttaataataacgaCCACTTGAAGAGACTCCTCGATAAATACTTTAAGCCCAATAAGGGATATACTACTGTGCCGCTCATcctaaaattaaaaaaacatCGTAATAATCAAGAAGTGATATTTGATTGGTTACAATCCAAATTTAAgatcttgaagaatttCGCTAATTCTTCTTGGCTCAAACTAAgctttattttttttattggtGTTGGTTTAGGAAAAGTAATGTGA
- a CDS encoding fungal specific transcription factor domain-containing protein (similar to Ashbya gossypii AGL348W), which translates to MSNKVEQFSKIVSKIERLEESIERIASKLYVDEKDSSGDGSRIRKRNWNGSNGSNQSKKRQKRAYRQLDVTSVYQEGRSSLGQISSLDMLAKVVLLREDDDRTEEQQDDFQDKEYSAEYVSELFPSPFANNNELPFVHHGSMNRFGIVSSYTLLSPKGLEFLKSKCLNSDVELGQLSEWYSTAFQSKSMANFAIPVSLRDLPAGDILEKLLKVYANSGAPIMSVLSCQLATEIYAKYVSQGMNDMKAAESMVLNVILALSCLIIRQGLIDDEQISIISLGLTPQEMKVYEDTFISNALYLTHRVTVIPDGLLSIQALLCLITYTCLSGAIHASYLLMCIMARLSQDMGLHTESLLHGLTPQQKYNRRSLWWLCRYFDLKLSVTLGKPPAIADFDSTTNIPSVNKKVDLLEMVILGSSKKYNNYDAEFADNIYQTILKTDGFLPVARHYIFRLCGITSRIYERLCNNTIHQTQTVQHKAIRKAIDELETFRLSLPKDLNPGQKFVGDITTAPHEHMSTKSIAWLIYEIQLNYLVNMMFVHRSLFKVETRLKSKGKIDYEPEYKSIESARDILNCVINMDSTFVTIIMRSKPWSFVLAFFDIFLYSITAQEDKDIIESDVKLLLQFHNKICEGLLIQPYSVGSYFFDIKLENGCDVLHVRNMLFIFKCLTSILRNTQEAKTGRKLFPSGEDKLLQCDPESHDLKNLIPSSNDIMNPFNYSNLGFEAPSEGFDF; encoded by the coding sequence ATGTCAAACAAAGTAGAACAATTCAGTAAGATCGTATCAAAGATTGAACGGTTAGAAGAATCGATAGAGCGGATTGCAAGCAAACTGTATGTGGATGAGAAAGACAGTAGTGGAGACGGGTCAAGGATTAGGAAGAGGAATTGGAATGGTTCTAATGGGTCAAATCAGTCGAAGAAGAGACAGAAGAGAGCATATAGACAACTGGATGTGACAAGTGTGTATCAAGAAGGGCGAAGTAGCCTGGGACAGATAAGTTCCTTGGATATGTTAGCGAAGGTGGTATTATTGCGAGAGGATGATGATCGTACGGAAGAGCAGCAGGATGACTTTCAAGACAAGGAATATAGTGCGGAATATGTTAGTGAACTATTCCCCTCTCCATTTGCAAACAATAACGAGCTTCCATTTGTGCATCACGGTAGTATGAACAGGTTTGGAATTGTATCTTCTTATACCCTTCTATCGCCAAAGGGTTTGGAGTTTCTAAAGTCTAAATGCTTGAATTCAGATGTGGAACTGGGACAGCTTTCAGAATGGTATTCCACAGCATTTCAATCGAAGAGCATGGCTAATTTTGCGATTCCTGTTAGTCTAAGAGATTTACCTGCAGGAGATATCTTGGAGAAACTCTTAAAGGTTTACGCGAACTCAGGTGCCCCAATAATGTCAGTGCTCAGTTGTCAACTGGCAACTGAAATATATGCTAAGTATGTCTCTCAAGGAATGAACGACATGAAAGCAGCTGAAAGCATGGTACTTAACGTTATCCTGGCTCTTTCATGCCTAATAATTAGGCAAGGATTAATAGATGATGAACAAATTTCAATTATATCTTTGGGTTTGACCCCACAGGAGATGAAAGTGTACGAAGATACTTTCATTTCGAATGCATTGTACTTAACTCATCGTGTCACGGTGATTCCAGATGGTTTATTATCAATACAAGCGCTATTATGCCTAATAACCTATACATGTCTATCTGGAGCTATTCATGCATCATATCTATTAATGTGCATCATGGCTAGGTTGTCGCAAGATATGGGGCTACACACCGAATCATTACTTCATGGTCTTACTCCGCAACAGAAATACAATCGTCGTAGCCTGTGGTGGTTATGTCGCTACTTTGACTTAAAGTTGTCGGTCACATTAGGCAAACCTCCAGCGATTGCTGATTTTGATAGTACAACTAATATACCATCGGTGAATAAGAAAGTAGATCTGTTGGAAATGGTTATTCTAGGCTCTTCTAAAAAGTACAATAATTATGATGCGGAATTTgctgataatatatatcagACAATATTAAAAACCGATGGGTTCCTTCCTGTGGCTCGCCACTATATATTTCGGTTATGTGGTATTACAAGTCGCATATATGAAAGATTGTGCAATAATACTATTCACCAGACTCAAACAGTCCAGCATAAGGCAATTAGGAAAGCCattgatgaattagaaACTTTCAGATTATCTTTACCAAAAGATTTGAATCCAGGGCAAAAATTTGTTGGCGATATAACAACTGCTCCCCATGAGCATATGTCGACAAAATCTATTGCTTGGCTAATATATGAAATTCAACTGAATTACCTAGTGAATATGATGTTTGTGCATAGAAGTTTATTTAAAGTTGAAACCCGTTTGAAATCTAAAGGAAAAATTGATTATGAACCAGAGTACAAGAGTATTGAATCTGCTAGGGATATTTTAAACTGTGTTATCAACATGGATTCCACGTTTGTTACGATTATAATGAGGTCAAAACCATGGTCGTTTGTATTGGCCTTTTTTGacatatttttatattcaataACCGCCCAAGAAGACAAAGACATCATAGAATCAGATGTTAAGCTTTTGTTGCAATttcataataaaatttgCGAAGGGTTACTGATCCAACCATATTCTGTTGGAAGctatttttttgatataaaaTTGGAGAACGGATGTGATGTCCTACATGTGCGTAATATGctgttcattttcaaatgtttGACTAGCATTTTAAGAAATACTCAAGAGGCCAAGACCGGAAGGAAGCTTTTTCCTTCTGGCGAGGACAAGTTGTTGCAGTGTGATCCTGAGTCACATGACTTGAAGAATCTGATTCCTTCTTCTAACGATATTATGAATCCATTCAATTATTCCAATCTTGGATTTGAAGCACCTTCTGAGGGTTttgatttttaa
- the PSE1 gene encoding importin PSE1 (similar to Ashbya gossypii AGL349C): MSALSSDVNSTLVNVLNGFGSADNNVRAAAEETLNSQWITEENIQVLLVFLAEQAAYSEDLTLASLSAVLFRKLALRAPPSSKTVIIAKNITHISKEALTQIRGTLLKGFVSERSDGIRHKLSDAIAECAQDDLPEWPELLQTLFEATKNPNANFRESSFRIFTTVPHLINAIDINNALPIFEAGFTDTEDNVKIATVTAFVGYFKQLPKIHWSKLGVLLPSLLNSLPKFLDDGKDDALTAVFESLIELVELAPKLFKNMFDQMIQFTDIVIKNKDLETSARTTALELLTVFSECAPQMCKSNPNYAQSLIMDTLLMMTEVSVDDEQALEWQNSDDVEEDDEEAAYDNARQALDRVALKLNGKYLAPPLFQYLQQMVTSSQWRERFGALMALSSAAEGCRDVLIGEIPKILDMVIPLINDAHPRVQYGCCNVLGQISTDFAPLIQRTSHERILPALISKLTGQSIDRVQTHAAAALVNFSEHATQTILEPYLDSLLTNLLSMLQSSKLYVQEQALTTIAFIAEAAEKKFIKYYDTLMPLLLNVLKTDTGKENRTLKGKCMECATLIALAVGKEKFSVHSQELIELFVSYQNQGIEDDDPIKTYLEQGWSRICRILREDFVPFLPIVLPPLLETAKAGQDVSLIDEEEAKNFQQYSDWDVVQIQGKHIAIHTSILDDKVPAMELLQVYATILKNYFAGYVPEIMTEIAVKSLDFYLHDGVRATGAGLIPVLLSSLVSATGTQNPNTVALWQLASTKLINGIISEPMPEIVQIYHTSLVDGLKIMGENALTNEQLEKYTKGVSANLSDVFERVRQRHGQEDEYNEDVDEEYEDFTDEDLLDDINKSLAAVLQTTNGLYLPHFQAIWPLVHTYLQDTEVILMLFALVAISDLVHYCGDNTEGFKNGFVNKLKDFLVSPEPSVRQAAAYCIGSCAQYAPNTYGEVCVESLDTLFLVISIPDAKSEDNVSATENSAAAIAKILHSFGSNMPNFDSYVVNWLKAFPIIQDEEAAAFSYRFLAQLIDSNNAAITNKEKIGEIVDYVVQALHQKSLSGKTAAVVVGSTKKLLSSLPQDYALRYFQRYPSSIMQDIQKWFA; encoded by the coding sequence ATGTCGGCTTTATCTAGCGACGTAAATAGCACGTTAGTCAACGTGCTTAACGGGTTTGGTTCAGCTGACAACAATGTCCGTGCTGCTGCGGAGGAAACTTTGAATAGCCAATGGATCACAGAGGAAAATATCCAGGTTTTGTTAGTATTTTTAGCAGAACAAGCTGCTTATTCGGAGGATCTTACACTGGCGAGTTTATCAGCTGTATTGTTTAGGAAATTGGCGTTGAGAGCACCGCCATCATCTAAAACGGTGATTATTGCGAAGAACATCACGCATATCAGTAAAGAAGCATTGACACAGATCAGAGGTACCTTGTTGAAAGGTTTTGTTTCGGAGCGTTCGGATGGGATTAGACATAAGTTGTCTGATGCTATTGCGGAGTGCGCGCAGGACGATCTACCGGAATGGCCGGAACTACTTCAAACTTTATTCGAGGCCACGAAAAATCCAAACGCCAATTTTAGAGAATCCAGTTTCAGAATATTTACCACTGTTCCACATTTGATTAACGCGattgatattaataatgCCCTGCCTATATTTGAGGCAGGATTTACTGATACAGAAGACAATGTAAAGATCGCTACAGTTACAGCGTTTGTTGGATATTTCAAGCAACTTCCAAAGATTCACTGGTCAAAGTTAGGCGTGTTACTACCCAGCTTGTTGAATAGTCTACCCAAGTTCTTAGATGATGGGAAGGATGATGCATTGACTGCTGTATTTGAGTCTTTGATTGAATTGGTGGAATTAGCTCCGaagttgtttaaaaatatgtttGATCAAATGATTCAATTTACTGATATtgttatcaaaaacaaagacTTGGAAACTTCAGCTAGAACTACCGCATTGGAATTGTTGACGGTGTTTTCGGAATGCGCTCCTCAGATGTGTAAATCAAATCCAAATTATGCACAGTCGTTGATTATGGATACCctattgatgatgactGAAGTTTCTGTAGACGATGAGCAAGCTCTAGAGTGGCAAAATTCTGATGATGTCGAGGAGGACGACGAAGAAGCAGCATACGATAATGCACGCCAGGCGTTAGATCGTGTAGCTTTAAAGCTAAATGGGAAATACTTGGCTCCTCCGttgtttcaatatttgCAACAAATGGTAACGTCTTCTCAATGGCGCGAAAGATTTGGCGCTCTAATGGCCTTATCATCTGCTGCAGAAGGTTGTCGCGATGTTCTAATTGGTGAAATACCAAAGATATTGGATATGGTTATTCCTCTAATTAATGATGCTCACCCAAGAGTTCAATATGGTTGCTGCAACGTTCTAGGTCAAATTTCTACGGATTTCGCTCCTCTAATCCAAAGAACTTCGCACGAACGTATTTTACCTGCCTTGATATCAAAGTTGACAGGACAGTCGATTGATAGAGTCCAAACAcatgcagcagcagcattaGTCAACTTCTCTGAGCACGCTACCCAGACGATTTTAGAACCATATCTAGATAGTCTTTTGACTAATTTGTTGTCTATGCTTCAAAGCTCCAAACTTTACGTTCAAGAACAAGCATTAACGACAATTGCGTTTATCGCTGAGGCAGCAGAGAAAAAATTTATTAAGTACTACGACACTTTAATGCCTTTGCTGTTAAATGTTTTGAAGACTGACACTGGTAAAGAAAATAGAACGCTAAAGGGCAAATGTATGGAATGTGCGACTTTGATTGCCTTAGCTGTTGGAAAGGAAAAGTTCTCTGTTCACTCACAGGAGTTGATTGaactttttgtttcatatcaaaatcaaggtattgaggatgatgatccaattaaaacatatttggaacaaGGCTGGAGCAGAATCTGCAGAATCTTAAGGGAAGATTTTGTCCCATTTTTACCAATTGTATTACCTCCATTACTAGAAACAGCGAAGGCCGGGCAGGATGTCAGCTTGAtcgatgaagaagaagccaAGAACTTTCAGCAGTACTCTGATTGGGATGTTGTACAAATTCAGGGCAAGCACATTGCTATCCATACTTCTATTTTGGATGATAAAGTTCCAGCCATGGAGTTGTTACAGGTTTACGCTaccattttaaaaaattactTTGCTGGATATGTCCCTGAAATAATGACTGAGATTGCTGTTAAATCTTTGGATTTTTATTTGCATGATGGCGTCAGGGCCACCGGTGCAGGCCTGATTCCAGTATTATTGTCATCACTAGTTTCTGCTACTGGAACTCAAAATCCAAATACTGTAGCACTATGGCAATTAGCCTCTACTAAATTGATTAATGGAATAATTTCAGAACCAATGCCTGAGATTGTCCAAATATATCACACTTCTTTAGTGGATGGTCTAAAAATCATGGGAGAAAACGCCCTGACTAATGAACAGTTGGAAAAGTATACTAAAGGCGTTTCTGCAAACCTCTCAGATGTTTTCGAGCGTGTCAGACAGCGCCATGGTcaagaagatgaatataatgaagatgttgatgaggaaTATGAGGATTTTACTGACGAAGACTTATTGGATGATATCAACAAATCGTTAGCAGCAGTATTACAAACCACAAATGGATTATATCTTCCGCATTTTCAGGCAATTTGGCCTCTGGTTCACACGTACTTGCAAGATACTGAAGTAATTCTAATGCTGTTTGCTTTAGTTGCTATTTCTGACTTGGTTCATTATTGCGGTGACAACACAGAAGGCTTTAAAAATGGGTTCGTCAACAAACTCAAAGATTTTCTGGTTTCCCCGGAGCCCTCTGTTCGTCAAGCTGCTGCCTACTGCATTGGATCATGTGCCCAATATGCTCCAAACACGTATGGAGAAGTTTGCGTTGAATCTTTAGACACTTTGTTTCTGGTTATTTCAATTCCAGATGCCAAATCAGAGGACAATGTTTCTGCCACCGAAaattctgctgctgctataGCGAAGATTTTACATTCTTTTGGATCTAACATGCCAAATTTTGACAGCTACGTAGTTAACTGGTTGAAAGCCTTTCCAATTATCcaagatgaagaagctgctgcATTCAGCTACAGATTTTTAGCTCAGTTGATAGACTCTAACAATGCTGCAATTAccaataaagaaaaaatcgGAGAAATTGTGGATTATGTTGTTCAGGCTTTACACCAAAAGAGTCTGTCTGGAAAGACGGCGGCTGTTGTTGTAGGATCCACAAAGAAACTATTGAGCAGTTTGCCTCAGGACTACGCTTTGAGATACTTCCAAAGATATCCATCCTCAATTATGCAAGACATTCAAAAATGGTTTGCTTAG
- the PXR1 gene encoding telomerase inhibitor (similar to Ashbya gossypii AGL350C): protein MGLAATRSKQRFGLDPRNTTWSNDTTRFGHQYLEKLGWKPGKGLGIVSHATKTHIKVSIKDDNLGLGAKIKKTTKTDEFDSGECAGLDVFQRILGRLNGKEVAVANELDIQKKERIINGKWGIHFIKGEVLASTWDTQSKTLKTYRNTDNQTSRESDSDDDVDMEKKKRKDKKKDKSKTKSRNSELGDKKKKEKKEKKEKKEKKDNEERKKVKKSRADKKSNKEDKVKEKKEAKKIRKRECAFSDETPKKKPKKFISQVSDSSNSDKKITSDVILPQPSANAADATSTRLSVRSKWIKQKRASVMDPKALNEIFMVTS, encoded by the coding sequence ATGGGATTGGCAGCTACTAGAAGCAAACAAAGATTTGGATTGGATCCTCGAAATACCACTTGGAGCAATGACACAACAAGATTTGGGCATCAATACTTGGAGAAGTTGGGTTGGAAGCCAGGTAAAGGCTTAGGCATAGTTTCTCATGCTACAAAAACGCACATCAAGGTATCAATCAAAGATGACAACCTGGGTTTAGGTGCgaaaattaaaaagacCACAAAGACAGATGAATTTGACAGTGGTGAATGTGCAGGATTGGACGTATTCCAAAGAATATTAGGTCGGCTGAACGGTAAAGAAGTTGCTGTTGCCAATGAGTTAGACAtacagaagaaagaaaggaTTATCAATGGCAAGTGGGGCATTCATTTTATAAAAGGAGAAGTTTTAGCTAGTACTTGGGATACTCAGTCTAAGACTTTGAAAACTTATAGGAATACGGATAACCAGACATCCCGGGAATCTgatagtgatgatgatgttgacatggaaaagaagaagaggaaggataagaagaaggataagaGTAAGACTAAATCTAGGAATTCAGAATTAGGagataaaaagaagaaggagaagaaggagaagaaggagaagaaggagaaaaaAGATAATGAGGAAAGGAAGAAAGTGAAAAAGAGCAGGGCAGACAAGAAATCTAACAAAGAAGACAAGGTtaaggaaaagaaggaagcaAAGAAAATTCGAAAAAGGGAATGTGCTTTCTCAGATGAAACGCCTAAAAAGAAGCCAAAGAAGTTCATTTCCCAGGTCAGCGATTCGTCTAACTctgataaaaaaattacaagtGATGTTATACTACCGCAGCCAAGTGCCAATGCAGCAGATGCAACATCCACAAGACTTTCTGTCCGGTCAAAATGGATCAAACAAAAGAGAGCTTCTGTCATGGATCCAAAAGCATTGAATGAAATCTTCATGGTTACTAGTTAG
- a CDS encoding uncharacterized protein (similar to Ashbya gossypii AGL351W), translating into MLHSVILGFITCLLQVSLAQNSGSSSAKSSATNSAKSGTQGSTPAIVTSSPSSGNRVPAIEIVGNKFFYSNNGSEFFIKGVAYQAETRDTSAGTTINDPLADYTVCSRDLPYLLWLNTNTVRVYAVNTSLEHSECMKLFESNGIYVIADLSEPGVSVNRDSPSWTLELYERYTSVVDALANYTNVLGFFAGNEVTNNASNTDASPFVKAALRDTKSYIKSKGYRNIPVGYSSNDDGDTRIAIANYFACGSDEEKADFYGINMYEWCGDSTFKTSGYADRTEEFSSLGMPIFFSEYGCNEVTPRKFTEVEALYGDDMTDVWSGGIVYMYFEEANNYGLVSIDSNDKVSTLADYDNLRTQLASVSPSLANTASYKATKTSVSCPQTDEYWKAATGLPPTPDESVCKCVKSALKCVVSSKVDEEDYSELFSYLCTKIDCGDISVNGTSGEYGSFSFCDSETKLSYLLDKYYKQNGSSASACDFSGSASLTSATSVGSCSSVLAAATTGGGKGSGSSSSGGKSSDSAGGSSSRAAAAAVMIPPTYSSISLVSTFVTFIFFGLGMFVL; encoded by the coding sequence ATGTTACATTCAGTGATTTTAGGATTCATTACTTGCTTGCTGCAGGTGAGTTTGGCTCAGAATTCAGGATCGTCTTCTGCCAAAAGCAGTGCTACGAATAGTGCAAAATCTGGGACACAGGGAAGCACACCTGCTATTGTAACTTCTAGTCCTTCTTCTGGCAACCGGGTACCTGCTATTGAAATTGTCGGAAATAAGTTTTTTTACTCTAACAACGGATctgaattttttattaaaggtGTGGCATACCAAGCTGAAACAAGAGACACATCAGCAGGCACTACTATTAATGATCCTTTGGCGGACTATACCGTATGTTCAAGAGACTTGCCATATTTGTTGTGGTTAAACACCAACACTGTTAGAGTTTATGCGGTTAATACTTCATTAGAACACTCTGAGTGTATGAAGTTGTTTGAAAGCAACGGTATATATGTTATTGCTGATTTGTCTGAACCAGGCGTCTCTGTTAACAGAGATAGTCCCTCTTGGACATTAGAATTATACGAACGGTATACCTCTGTCGTTGACGCGCTAGCCAACTACACCAATGTGTTAGGTTTTTTCGCTGGTAATGAAGTCACTAATAATGCATCCAATACAGATGCCTCTCCATTTGTTAAAGCAGCACTCAGGGATACGAAGAGCTACATAAAGTCCAAGGGATATCGTAACATTCCAGTTGGATACTCTTCAAATGATGATGGGGATACCAGAATAGCTATTGCCAATTATTTCGCTTGTGGTAGTGATGAGGAAAAAGCCGATTTCTACGGAATTAACATGTATGAATGGTGTGGTGATTCTACTTTTAAGACTTCTGGTTATGCAGACAGAACAGAGGAGTTTTCTAGTTTGGGTATGCCAATCTTTTTCTCTGAATATGGTTGCAATGAAGTTACACCAAGAAAGTTCACTGAGGTGGAGGCCTTGTACGGCGATGACATGACTGACGTCTGGTCAGGAGGTATCGTCTATATGTACTTTGAGGAAGCAAACAACTATGGGTTAGTCTCTATTGACAGCAATGACAAAGTTTCTACCTTGGCTGACTACGATAATTTGAGAACCCAATTAGCCTCTGTATCTCCTTCCCTTGCTAACACTGCTTCTTACAAGGCAACGAAAACGTCGGTGTCCTGCCCTCAAACTGATGAATATTGGAAGGCAGCTACTGGTTTACCTCCTACTCCTGACGAGAGTGTTTGTAAATGTGTGAAGTCAGCGCTTAAATGTGTTGTTTCCAGTAAggttgatgaggaagattaTTCCGAACTATTCAGCTACTTATGTACAAAGATTGATTGTGGGGATATCTCAGTAAATGGTACCAGTGGTGAATACGGATCTTTCTCATTCTGTGACAGCGAAACTAAATTATCTTACTTGCTAGACAAGTACTACAAACAAAATGGTAGCTCCGCTTCTGCCTGTGATTTCAGTGGATCTGCTTCGCTAACATCTGCTACAAGTGTTGGAAGTTGTTCATCTGTCCTCGCTGCTGCAACCACCGGCGGAGGGAAAGGTTCTGGTTCCTCCTCTTCTGGAGGTAAGAGCTCTGATAGTGCTGGTGGATCCTCTTCCCGtgcagcagctgcagcGGTGATGATCCCTCCAACATACTCTTCAATATCCCTAGTATCAACTTTCGTAACGTTTATATTTTTCGGGTTAGGCATGTTTGTTTTGTAA